Part of the Nostoc sp. ATCC 53789 genome, TGATAAATAAAATGGGTGTTCTCAGCATTAGAGTCACCAAACTATTTGATGACTCTGCTATTGCCAAGATTTTAGACTTGGTGCAAAATGCCAAAAGCAAAAAAGCAGAGACAGAAAAATTCATTACTAAATTTGCCCGATATTATACGCCAATAGTAGTTTTTATATCTCTAGCAGTTGCTTTATTACCTCCTTTATTCATTTCTGGTGCGAGTTCTTCAGAATGGGTTTATCGTGCCTTAATTTTGCTAGTTATTTCCTGTCCCTGTGGACTCGTTATCAGTATTCCGTTAGGTTACTTTGGAGGTGTGGGAGGTGCAGCTAGACGGGGGATTTTGGTTAAAGGCTCTACTTTTTTAGATACTCTAAATGCAGTCAATACAGTTGTATTTGATAAAACTGGAACGTTAACTAAAGGCGTATTTAAAGTAGTAAAAACAGTAGCATTAAATGGCTACAATGAAACAGAATTGCTGCAATTAGCTGCCAAAGTAGAATCGCACTCAAATCATCCCATCGCTCAATCTATCCTTAAGGCTTATGGGGGAAAGATTGATGAATTTGAGGTGAGAGATTATGAAGAGATTGCAGGCTATGGAATTAGAGCCAAGGTTGAAAATAGGGTAGTGATAGCGGGAAGCGATCGCCTACTCCACAGAGAGAATATTGCTCATGATAATTGCCAGCTAGAGGGAACAGTTGTTCATTTAGCGGTGGATAATATTTACGTTGGGTATATTGTCATTGCTGATGAACTGAAAGAAGATGCGAGACACGCTATTCAAGCACTCAAGCGAATGGGTGTAGAAAGAACAGTAATGTTGACAGGAGATAATCAAGCGATCGCTTCCCGAATTGCCGAACAGCTAGGCATAGATACTTACGAAGCAGACTTATTACCAGAAGAAAAAGTTAATGCCATTGAGAAATTACTCAGCACTGCCGGCAAGCATGGTAAAGTTGCCTTTGTTGGGGATGGTATTAATGATGCGCCAGTGATTGCTAGAGCCGATGTTGGGATGGCAATGGGTGGTTTAGGTTCAGATGCAGCCATCGAAACTGCTGATATTGTTATCATGACAGATGCGCCATCAAAGGTAGCAGAAGCAATACAAATCGCCAGAAAAACAAGGCAAATTGTTTGGCAAAATATTGGCTTTGCTTTAGCAATTAAAGCTGTGTTTATTGGATTGGGTATTTTAGGTATAGCGACAATGTGGGAAGCTGTCTTTGCTGATGTTGGAGTAGCATTGCTGGCAATTTTAAATGCAACTAGAGCGATGAAATAAAATTTTTGGAAAATCGGGAATTTGTAGTTGGTAAATTGTAGTAGTTAAACTATGAGTACGTTTGACTCATATTTTACTACCCAAGAATAGAACCTATGAATTCATCAATCAAAGGCATTGCTACAGCTACCTTAGCTTTATTACTAAACTATTCAGCAAATCCAGCTTTTGCACTACCCCAGAAAATCAATCATCCAATTACTGTTGCTAAATCGCAATTATTAACAAACACCTTGATTGTTCCTGGCGAACGAGTGGGGCCAATAACACGCACAACCACCAAGCAAGATTTAGTGAAGCTGTTTGGTGCATCCCATCTCGTTGATAAAACCATTTCCGGTGCTGAAGGAATAGGGAGTTTCGCCGCTACTCAGGTAAATCTAAATCAGGGGCGTTCTCTGCTAATAGTTTGGAGTGATAATACTCGTACTAAACCTCTAGATGTGCGTAACCTGGGTTCAGCTTGGAAAACCCGCGAAGGTATCGGTGTTGGAACCTCATTGAGCGAGTTACGCAAGAAATTAGGTAATTTTAAACTTTATGGATTGGCGTGGGATTACGGCGGTACTATCTTGTTGGATAGTAGTAAATTATCCCGTTATCAAGGCAAACTGATTTTACGAGTAGACGCTGCTCCCAATGCTTACGAAAAGTTTGCTAATGACTACCAAGCTGTTTCTGGGGATAGTACTTTTTCCTCCAGCGATCGCCATTGGAAACCTTTGGGAATAACACTTACAGAAATTATCGTTGTACTTAACCCAGGTGAGTAGTGGTATGCTAAACATCGGGTTACTTGCTATGTATGACGAACCAAATCTTTACCAACGGTTATGCCTTAGTCATTAGCGTAGATGCAGATTTACCTGTCACGCTCAAAGATGCAAGGGCTATAGTAAATATACTGATTGATAGCGATCGCGTTGCCTATCCAGTAGAAAAACTTACACTTGAGTCTGCATTATAATCATGAGACTTATGTAAATATACAGTTATTTAGCGCATCGAAATTACGATTTTCTCACCCAAAAAACAAGGAAAATACAGATATTCAGCTAATTGGTGTTTGTTTATACTATTTCAAATTTTTGTAATCGTTATACTCATAACTTAGGTTCTACCTGGGAATTAGGAAGTGGCTTTGCCACTTCTTTTTATTAATTTAGGAACCCAGTAAAAATAAATTAAAAGTTAAAAGTAATTTGTTGAACTTTTAACTTTTATTAGCTGTCATATCATGTCCATTTAATTGACTATAAAATAATTATTCTGTCAAGCTATAGCTTTGTAAGCTTCAACAGAATTTTGGTCAATGTAGACATGATATTAGTCATTACTCGTTGTATCTTGCCATCTCTCACGCTTGGGCTTGCTCTCTACATCGCGCGATCGCGCTTCTTGCCAAGTCCCCCACATTAGAGATTGCTGCCTTTCAACATGGTTAATAAACTGCATGATTGACTGATCTGCTTTGATTGGAGTTTTCAAATCAAACTTAATTGTTTGGACAATCTTGATGTCACCCATGAGAAAAAATTTACCTGCAATCTTAGTTAGCCATAACACAACTCGATTGGATAACCAACCAAAAAATCCTTTACGTTTCTTAGTAATTAACAGGATTTGACCTTCAGCTTTTCCACCTTCATGGAGGCGAACTGCAAACATTGTGTGGACATGGAAGAAATCGGGGCCAAGTGTCACAATGCCAATGCTACCGTACCAATAGCAAATACTGTAAGTTATGGCATTTTTGTAGAAAAGACGGATGAGTTTAATGAAAGATGAATTCTCTTTAATGTTTGTAGTGTTACTGAAGATAATTGCATTTTCGTTCAGTTCCTGTCTTTCAAAAATAATTTCTATTGGCAGTTTGTGGACTGTATTGATATGTTGAGTATCAATCGCATTAATCATCACAACATTGGGGTGACAGTTCATCACAAAGTGAGAATGGATAGCGATATCACACTCTTTTTGTTCTAATTCGGGAATAAAAGGTAGAGGTTGTTGTGGTATTTCTCCAGTCCAAACCCAAATCATGCCGTACTTTTCAGCAGTGGGCCAACTTTGTAACTTTAGGGAAGGCGGCGTATCTAAACATGGGATATCAATACACATCCCTTCAGCATCAAATTTCCAGTGATGGAAGAAACAACGGAGTGCATTACCCTCAACTTTGCCTTCAGCAAGATGAGCGCCCATGTGGGGACAGTAGGCATCAAAGGTAGTTACTCTTCTGTCCTTACCACGGTAAATCACTAGTTCTCTGCCCAAAATCGTGACAGGTTTTACTTCACCCACCCGCAGATTTCGAGAGGGTATTACCCAATACCATCCTTCAATAAAACGTTCTGGATTATTGAAAGTTTTAGGTTTACGGGTTGAGCTAGAAGTCTGCGAGTTGAGATTCATTTTTATGGTTTCACTTGAGGTGAAGCAGTTGATCTAGAAGTAACATGCGAACTAAAAAAAAACAGTTACTTTCAGTACTATGAGAAATAGTCACTCAACAAATAGATAAAATTTGAGGCGTAAAATATTGAGTAAATTAGATTAAAAATGTTAAAATTATACTAATTAATTATTAGATAGTATCAGCCAACATCTATTCATAATAGATATCGGAAAAATCAAAACTTAGTAATATCTCTAATTAAATAAAAATTTCAACTACTGATACCAAGATTTGGCTAAACTCTCATCTGAATTAATAAATTAGTATAAATATGTAATAATAATTACAATATTTGGGAAAATCTGCCGTGTTAACTCAGGAGACAAAACTGCTTTTAATTGGTCAGGTAACAGATATAAGCGGAATTCCTATCAGGACAATTCGCTATTACGAGAGTTTAGGTTTAATCAAATCATCAAGACGAACAGAGGGAGGCTTCCGTCAGTTTTCAATGGATGTGCTGACTCGTCTAGCGTTCATTAAAAGGGCACAAAATCTTGGTCTGAGCTTAGAGGAGATTGGAAATATTCTTCAGGTCTATGACCAAGGACAAGCTCCCTGTGGTGAAATCAAAGAAAAGCTCCAGGACAAGCTTTTGCAAATTGATCGCCAAATCGATCAGTTGTTAACTTTGCGATCTGAAATAAAGGGATTACTTTCAGGCTGGAAGAATATCGGCGACCAGTATGAAGATACAATTTGTCCCATTATTCAAAATATCCCTCAGTGCTGAGAAACAGAAAAGAAGACAGAGGAGGCAGCAGGAGCAAACTTATGACAGCACATATCCTTTTGGTGGAAGATGAAGTCAAACTAGCACGATTTGTCGAATTAGAGCTAAGTAGCGAAGGATACCGAGTAAGTGTAGCTCATGATGGGATTGCTGGTCTTACCCTAGCGCGAGACTCATCGCCAGATTTAGCGATTCTGGATTGGATGTTACCAGGTTTAACAGGTTTAGAAATTTGTCGGCGTTTGCGAGCAACAGGTAGTACAGTACCAGTAATTTTATTGACAGCAAAAGATGAAGTGAGCGATCGCGTCGCCGGATTAGATGCAGGAGCCGATGATTATGTAGTTAAGCCCTTCAGCATTGAGGAATTACTAGCTAGAATTCGCGCCCATCTGCGTCGCACGCAAGAAACAACCGAAGATTTGCTGCAATTTGAAGATTTAAGCTTAAATCGCCGTACCCGTGAAGTTTTTCGAGAAAAACGAAGCATTGAGTTAACAGCAAAAGAGTTTGACTTATTAGAATATCTCCTCTCACATCCCCGTCAGGTGTTTACTAGAGATCAAATTTTAGAGAAAGTTTGGGGTTACGATTTCATGGGTGATTCTAATATTATTGAAGTATATATTCGTTATCTGCGACTCAAATTGGAAGAGAATAATGAAAAGCGTTTGATTCATACAGTCCGTGGTGTAGGCTATGCACTACGGGAACAATCATAATGGCTTGGTGATTTCGACAAAAAGCAAAACTTGAAAGAAAAAAGAGGATTATGAATAAAAAATGGGCTGTTAAACGGCTAACAGTAAATCTCACCGCTGAGGAAATGAAGAAACTTGAACACTACTGTGCTTTGACAGGAAGACCAGCAACAGACGTAATTCGAGAATTACTCCGATCTCTTGAGGTTGACAATACTAAAAACTCTGAAATGGCAACAGCAGACTCAAAAACAACAGTTGGCAGTGGCTTAAAATCACAGTAACTATTCACCAGAATATCTCGCCAAATCTCAAAAATCTGCCAGCTATCTTGAATTACCAATAGGGCTCAAGGAAATACTTCTCGGTTAAAGGGAAAAGGGTAAGGGTTTAAATTCATCCCTTACCCTTGTACCCTTAAACTTTTCCTAGAACACACTCTTAATGGTGCGGCATGGCTAGTTATCAAACCCAATACTGCTCGGGTTTTGGATTTTAAACTGAAATTTGGTTTGGGGAAAAGGTTACTGGGTTTGGATTAAAGGTTTTTCTTTCCCCTTTGCCATTCCCCTTTTCTCCTTAACCGACAAGTATTGAGGGCAATCTGGGTTTATCAGAAAAATGGGTTTAAAACCCCGTGTTTACTTCGGCTACGCTCAGTAACCATCCAGCACGGCTTTAAAGTAATGAGTAAGGAGTAATGAGTAATGAGTGGATGAAAAATGGGTATTTACTCATTACTTATTACTTATTACTCATTACTCCAGAATCATCGTGCGTTCACGGCGGTGAGGATGTCAATCTCGTTGCTGCTAGATGGATCATTGAGCGGTCAAGTCGCTTCTCTACGAGACCTCTTGCTAGCTTGCTTCTATCTAAGAGTACGCTTCCAATTAAAAATTATTAACTAAAAATTGCAAGACGCTCTTGCAAAAAATACTAATTTAGACAGTCAAGGGGCAGGTATATAAAATTAATGCCTTTTTCCTTTGCCATGTCTTAACAAGCATATATTTTGGGCATCATAATTCCAAGCTGAATAGATGAGCTAGCAGCCAGAAAACTCTTTGGCAGCAAGTTTTTTATTTACAACTATAGTATTGACCTATGGCAGATAATTTTATACTTTATTTCTTTATTTCTCCACATAGTTCGTACACAGGGTTGATTTGGAGATGCCTACAGATTCAATTGGGAGTAATCTGTAGCGTCGGTATTTGGACATTATCAGAAGCTAAGTTACAAGCAGCCCAAGCACATCAGACCTGGAAATCACCTTCAGAATTGATTGAGGGAGTCAGCAAAGTAAATCCTGAGCCAACACCTATTTTGATGGCGGCCCCCGAAAACTTCAATCCTGATTTGCAATTACGGCCAGCGCTACCCGAACCCCCGCATAATTCTAGTCCACCAAAAACTTCCACCGAACCAAGAACGCCGGATGCAGTTTTGGAAAGCATTCATACGGACTATCGCTATGACACAGATAACTTTGGCCAAACCAATTTCTTTTTTGAACCAACGGTTCAGTTTGGATTGAGTAATGGCAATAAAATATTTGTGAAAACAGGTTTTAACTTATTTGAACAACGCGGTGTTGAATCAATTACGAATTTTCCCTTGCAAGTTGGATGGCAAGGAAAAATTGGTCAAGTGACTCTGCAAACAGCAGCCGGAGTCGATGTCTTCAATCGTTTACCTACAGCTATCAATCTCAATGCTAAGGTGGAGGCTTCCATTTCGCCACCGCAAGTTTCGTCATCAGGTCGATTGCTATCGGTAGTAGTACTATCAGGTAATTTAGAACAAGGCCCTTATAAATCGAATGCCCGAACTTTAGAAAATCAAATTACTGCTTGGCGATTTGGGCCTGATTTATACTGGCAAATTGACAGTAACACCAGCTTGTTTTCATCATTGCGTTTGGGTAGTTACAACGATGGTAATTCCGAGGTGCAGTCATTTAGTCGGCTAGAACGCAAGTTCGGACAGTTTTCTCTGGCAGCTAACTTATTCAATTTGAGTTTCGATCGCGATTTAGAACGCACAAGTGGCTATTTTTCCCCACCAGATTTTCTAGTTTACAACGCTGAGGTGGCTTGGGAAGGAGATATTGTTAATTTTTTACGCTGTCGCCTCGCTGCCAACTTAGGACAGCAGCGACTTAAAGGAGAATTTGATAACGCCAATACCTATCAAACGCGCTGTACGGTAAAGGTTTCACCAAATATAGAGGCAGACCTTGGCTATAGCTTTAGTAATGTTCGCAATCAAGAAACTGGGGGAAGTGCTTACGGTGGTAATTCCTTGACAGGACAGTTGCGGGTCAAATTTTAGTAGTCACTGATAAGGCTGAAGAATGAAAGCACCATTACCTGATAACGAAATACAGCGAATCGAATCTCTTTTGGAGTATAAGATCCTCGATACTCGTTCGGAAGCTGCCTTTGACGATCTCACCCATTTAGCCTCATATATTTGTGGCACTCCTATTGCCTTAATCAGTTTAATTGATAGCGATCGCCAGTGGTTCAAATCCAAAGTTGGAATGGAAGCCCCAGAAACACCGCGAGATTTGGCATTCTGCGCCCATGCTATTATGCAACCGGAAGTTTTTGTTGTGCCTGATGCCACACAAGACGAAAGGTTTGCGACAAACCCGCTAGTCACTTCTGACCCGGATATTCGATTTTATGCTGGTGTACCGTTAACTAACCCTGAAGGATATGCACTAGGAACACTTTGTGTAATTGACCGTGTACCAAGAAAGCTCTCTCCAGAACAAGTTGAAGCATTGCGAATTATCGGTCGCCAGGTAATCAAGCAATTAGAAATGCGGCGTAACTTAGCAAGTTTGGTATTGGTCACTCATACACGCAAACAGGCACACAAGAGACGCAAACAATTTTTTAAAACAGTAGCCGGAGGGTTTGGGTTAGCATCGGCAATTTTAGTTTTGATTGGCGTGATTTCTTATCAAAATACACGCATATTGATTGATGCTAGTAATCAGGTACAAAAAACCCAAGATAAAATCAATAAGCTAGAAGAATTACTGTCCGAGATGAAGGATGCTGAGACTGGACAACGCGGTTATATCCTGACTGGACAAGAAAGTTATCTGGAACCTTATCAAGCAGTAGTTGTAAACATCGATCAAAAAATTGTAGAACTGAAGGATTTAATCGCAGATCAACCTAGCCAACAAAAGCAGTTTGCCGCCCTTGAATCTCTAATAGCTGCAAAATTTGCCATACTCAAGCAGACTATATACCTGCGTCAAAATCAGGGATTCGAGGCAGCGTTGCAGGTAATCCAGACAAATCATGGGAAATATATTATGGATGAT contains:
- a CDS encoding heavy metal translocating P-type ATPase, which gives rise to MKQKLHSESSSCCNGEHTHDENHHHDHDENHNHDHNHDHGGEFNLKNEVLPLVAILSLYVPGVIFENQLHNTFYSIGEYLLFIPAYLLSGWSVLKTAGRNILKGRLFDETFLMTVATLGAIAIHKLPEAVGVMLFYKIGELFQDIAVSRSRSSIKALLEVRPDYANIQIEGGLKKVRPETVNIGDIIVVKPGEKIPLDGEIIDGNSQVDTSALTGESVPRTVRLGEIVLAGMINKMGVLSIRVTKLFDDSAIAKILDLVQNAKSKKAETEKFITKFARYYTPIVVFISLAVALLPPLFISGASSSEWVYRALILLVISCPCGLVISIPLGYFGGVGGAARRGILVKGSTFLDTLNAVNTVVFDKTGTLTKGVFKVVKTVALNGYNETELLQLAAKVESHSNHPIAQSILKAYGGKIDEFEVRDYEEIAGYGIRAKVENRVVIAGSDRLLHRENIAHDNCQLEGTVVHLAVDNIYVGYIVIADELKEDARHAIQALKRMGVERTVMLTGDNQAIASRIAEQLGIDTYEADLLPEEKVNAIEKLLSTAGKHGKVAFVGDGINDAPVIARADVGMAMGGLGSDAAIETADIVIMTDAPSKVAEAIQIARKTRQIVWQNIGFALAIKAVFIGLGILGIATMWEAVFADVGVALLAILNATRAMK
- a CDS encoding aromatic ring-hydroxylating dioxygenase subunit alpha; the encoded protein is MNLNSQTSSSTRKPKTFNNPERFIEGWYWVIPSRNLRVGEVKPVTILGRELVIYRGKDRRVTTFDAYCPHMGAHLAEGKVEGNALRCFFHHWKFDAEGMCIDIPCLDTPPSLKLQSWPTAEKYGMIWVWTGEIPQQPLPFIPELEQKECDIAIHSHFVMNCHPNVVMINAIDTQHINTVHKLPIEIIFERQELNENAIIFSNTTNIKENSSFIKLIRLFYKNAITYSICYWYGSIGIVTLGPDFFHVHTMFAVRLHEGGKAEGQILLITKKRKGFFGWLSNRVVLWLTKIAGKFFLMGDIKIVQTIKFDLKTPIKADQSIMQFINHVERQQSLMWGTWQEARSRDVESKPKRERWQDTTSND
- a CDS encoding heavy metal-responsive transcriptional regulator, translating into MLTQETKLLLIGQVTDISGIPIRTIRYYESLGLIKSSRRTEGGFRQFSMDVLTRLAFIKRAQNLGLSLEEIGNILQVYDQGQAPCGEIKEKLQDKLLQIDRQIDQLLTLRSEIKGLLSGWKNIGDQYEDTICPIIQNIPQC
- a CDS encoding response regulator transcription factor; this translates as MTAHILLVEDEVKLARFVELELSSEGYRVSVAHDGIAGLTLARDSSPDLAILDWMLPGLTGLEICRRLRATGSTVPVILLTAKDEVSDRVAGLDAGADDYVVKPFSIEELLARIRAHLRRTQETTEDLLQFEDLSLNRRTREVFREKRSIELTAKEFDLLEYLLSHPRQVFTRDQILEKVWGYDFMGDSNIIEVYIRYLRLKLEENNEKRLIHTVRGVGYALREQS
- a CDS encoding ribbon-helix-helix protein, CopG family, with the translated sequence MNKKWAVKRLTVNLTAEEMKKLEHYCALTGRPATDVIRELLRSLEVDNTKNSEMATADSKTTVGSGLKSQ